AAGAATAACTGTTCAATGCCTTCTTCACGCGCTTGTAAGGTTATTTCTCTAGAAATTTCATGGAAGCATTTGAAACCAGCTTTTTCAATTCCGTTTACCACAGAAGTCTTTCCTGTACTTGGTCCGCCTGCAATTACAATTTTCTTTGTGCTCAATACTTTTTTTTTAGAAGCACAAAAGTAATGAAATGATGTAGTATTGCCACATCAGGTAAAAATGTTTCCTTTTAAGTGGGTTTGTAGCTATGATTTTATTTGAAAGAATCACGAACAGAATAGGGTCAATTGCCTACCGAACAATTTAATTAATCGAAAAAATCAGATTATCTTTGTAAAAAGACTTTTTATGGATTTAGATAAAGAAAAAGAGTTTTACGATACGCTTAAAGAGCGTCTTGAAAAAACAAGTACCTTTCCTACTACGTATTTGTATAAATTTATAGTACCTACCGAAGGAACAGGAGTAAAAGAAATTGAAAGTGCATTTGATGATACCAATGCTATAGTGATTAATAAGCTATCTAAAAACGGAAAGTTTACAAGTGTTTCTATTAGTTTACCCTTAGATTCTGCCGATGCTATTATAGCTTATTATAAAAAGGTTGCTACTGTAGAAGGTTTAATATCTTTATAATTTTAGCATATCTAACAGAATTTTGTTATTTTGCGTGCTTTAAGAGCATACTTTCCTCTTTATAATTATTAAGAAAAATTTTTCAATTTGAATTTAGCCAACAACGAAGTATTCAATCTAGAGTACAACACGGAGCGTCCACAGCTTATTATTCCTGAATACGGGCGTCATTTTCAGAAAATGGTAGACTATGCGATGAGCATAGAAAATGATGAGGAACGAAATAAAGTTGCACAATCTATTATAAGTGTGATGGGTAATTTACAACCTCATTTTAGAGATGTTCCAGATTTTCAACATAAATTATGGGATCAGCTTTTTATAATGTCTGACTTTAAGCTGAAAGTAGATTCACCATACCCTATTACTACAAAAGAAATGCTTTTGGAACGCCCGGAGCCTTTAGAATATCCTCAAAATTATCCTAAATATCGTTTTTACGGAAACAATATAAAGCAAATGATTGATGTGGCTATGTCTTGGGAAAAAGGAGATAAGCGTGATGGTCTTGAGTATGCCATTGCTAACCACATGAAAAAATGTTACCTAAACTGGAATAAAGATACGGTAGACGATAAGATTATTTTTAAGCATTTACATGAGTTGAGTGATGGTGAGATAGATTTAGCGGTAGAAGGAGAACACCTTACAGATAGCGGACAATTCTTGAAAAATAGACCCGCAAAACAAAACTCAAATCGTTCGAACAACAAGAAGAGTACCAATAATAGAAATACTAATCGCGGTAAAAAACGCTATTAATACTAGTTTACATTAAATGGGAACATTTAAAATAGAAGGCGGTCATCAACTTCATGGTGAAATTACACCACAAGGTGCAAAAAATGAAGCACTACAAATACTATGTGCAGTATTATTAACAGCAGAACCTGTTACTATTCATAATATCCCAGATATTATTGATGTTAATAAACTGATTGCTTTATTAGAAGATTTGGGAGTAAAAATCCAGAAAAAAGGAAAAGGATCTTACAGCTTTGTAGCTGATGATGTTAATCTAGACTACTTACAATCAGACCAATTTAAACAAGACGGACGCGGCTTACGTGGATCTATCATGTTAGTTGGACCTTTATTAGCGCGTTTTGGTAAAGGATATATTCCTAAACCAGGAGGAGATAAGATAGGAAGAAGAAGATTAGATACACACTTTGAAGGTTTTATAAATCTAGGTGCTAAGTTTAGGTATAATAAAGAAGAGCATTTTTACGGGGTAGAAGCTAAAAAACTAAAAGGTACTTACATGCTTTTAGATGAAGCCTCTGTTACCGGTACTGCTAATATTGTTATGGCAGCGGTTCTTGCAGAAGGTACCACTACTATTTACAATGCAGCATGTGAGCCTTATTTACAGCAACTTTGTAAGATGTTGAACCGTATGGGGGCTAAAATTAGCGGCGTAGGTTCTAATCTACTTATAATAGAAGGGGTAGATAGTTTAGGAGGAACAGAACATACGATGCTGCCAGATATGATTGAGATTGGTAGTTGGATAGGTCTTGCAGCGATGACTAGAAGTGAACTTACAATTAAAAATGTAAGTTGGGATGATTTAGGGCAAATACCTAGCGTGTTCCGTAAATTAGGAATTACTATTGAACGTAAAGATGATGATATCTTTATACCAGCACATACGAACGGTTACGAGATACAAAATTATATTGATGGTTCTATTTTAACTATCGCAGATGCTCCATGGCCTGGTTTAACGCCAGATTTATTGAGTATTATTTTGGTAGTAGCTACTCAAGCAAAAGGGGAGGTTTTAATCCACCAGAAAATGTTTGAAAGTAGATTATTCTTCGTAGATAAATTGTTAGATATGGGGGCCAAGGTTATTCTTTGCGATCCGCATAGAGCTACCGTTATAGGGCACAATTTTGAGTCTACCTTGAAAGCAACAACAATGGTATCTCCAGATATTAGAGCAGGAGTTTCTTTATTAATCGCTGCCTTATCTGCAAAAGGTACATCTACCATACATAATATAGAACAAATAGATAGAGGATACGAGAATATAGACGAGCGTTTACGTGCTATTGGCGCAAAAATTACGCGAGTGTCTTAATTAGTTAAACCTATAAATTATATAAAACCGCAACGTGAAAGCTTTGCGGTTTTTTTAGGTCTTGTTTTTACAAACGCTTTCTAATATGATTGAAGATGCCTCTAAGAATAAGGATGAGTATTTGCATCGCAATTATCGCTACAAAAGCAACACCAAACCCTACTATAAACATAAGTCCGCTTATCACAATCCAACCAGAAGCTAAAAAAGCTATAAAAATTCCTATGACAGCAAGTATGGCTACCGTAATTGCAAAAGGAGTCACTCATTTGTCTTCCGAATAGGTATAATTCGTAGTTTTTAATAAATACCCTTTTTTTCCTAAGCGGTTATCTACTTCAATAAATAAACTGTTGTTAGTTTCTGCGTCATTGGTTACGTAGAATTCACTTTCTTTAGTGAATATTAATGGAATAACAGTAATAATATCTGCATTGTATTCTAGTTCTAATTGTGCCGTTTTTTTCTTATCAGAATCATCTACAGTCTTCATTTCGACAGTAGCTACAGTACATTGTTCTTTGTTGAGGGTGTTTTGACCCCTATAAAACAAGAGTAATCTTTTAAATTTCGATTATTGCTTAAGCTGTTAATTTTTTCATTAGAATGAGGTGTTCATCAGCGTCCCATTTTTCCATTGGTGTAATACGTCCTAAGAGCCCATGTAACCTAGTATTATTGTAAAAAGTCACATACCTTTTTAAGATTTGTTCAATTTGCCCAAAACATGTGTAATCCACTCTTTTAAAAATTTCTTTTTTTAGTATTCCATGATAGGCTTCTATATGCGCATTTTCTTCTGGTGTGGCTATATGTGTAAATTCTTGCTGAACTCCAATTAGTCCAAGATATTCACGTACATTATTAGCAATAAACTGACTACCGTTATCACTTCTAATAACAACGTTATCAGGGTGTTGATATTCTTCAAACAACTCTGATAAAAATGCTATCACCTTATCCTGTTTAATAGAAAAAGAAAAATAGTCTTTTAATATTCTACGAGTATGTACGTCTATGATGGATAATAAATAAGCGTTTTTACCCACACTAGGAATCCATACCATCTTTATATCCATCTCTAGACATTCCATTGGTCTTGAGGTGTTTACTTTCCTGAATTTTACAAATTTACGTCCAGAACCACTCCTGTTTATCCGATTCTCTAGTTTTAGCATTCCCTGTTCTTTCATAATTCTGTAGAGCTTTTTATGATTAATCAGGTATGCTTCTTTTTTTAAGTAAGAAGTCATTAACCGGTAACCACAATCTATAAATTCATGACTTAAAATCTCTTTTATAGAAGCAATAACAGCGTCTTGATTCACCCAGCCCTTAGATTTATGATAGGTGAGTTTACTAGGAGTATTACCTTTTTTACCAAAACTTGGAGTACGGTAATAGCTACTATGAACCATCCCTACCATATTAATTATGTTGGTTTTACTAATTTTATGCTTGCTATAAATAGCATTCACTAAATCTTTCTTGGATCGGACGTTCCAAACTTTTTTTTTAAAAGTTCTCGTTGTACTTCTAATTCAATTTCTTTATTGCTCAGAAGTTTACGTAGTATTCTATTTTCTTCTTCTGCCTGTTTATGTTCTTTACTTTTAGTGTCATAGGTGACTTT
This genomic stretch from Cellulophaga algicola DSM 14237 harbors:
- a CDS encoding DUF493 family protein gives rise to the protein MDLDKEKEFYDTLKERLEKTSTFPTTYLYKFIVPTEGTGVKEIESAFDDTNAIVINKLSKNGKFTSVSISLPLDSADAIIAYYKKVATVEGLISL
- the murA gene encoding UDP-N-acetylglucosamine 1-carboxyvinyltransferase, with the protein product MGTFKIEGGHQLHGEITPQGAKNEALQILCAVLLTAEPVTIHNIPDIIDVNKLIALLEDLGVKIQKKGKGSYSFVADDVNLDYLQSDQFKQDGRGLRGSIMLVGPLLARFGKGYIPKPGGDKIGRRRLDTHFEGFINLGAKFRYNKEEHFYGVEAKKLKGTYMLLDEASVTGTANIVMAAVLAEGTTTIYNAACEPYLQQLCKMLNRMGAKISGVGSNLLIIEGVDSLGGTEHTMLPDMIEIGSWIGLAAMTRSELTIKNVSWDDLGQIPSVFRKLGITIERKDDDIFIPAHTNGYEIQNYIDGSILTIADAPWPGLTPDLLSIILVVATQAKGEVLIHQKMFESRLFFVDKLLDMGAKVILCDPHRATVIGHNFESTLKATTMVSPDIRAGVSLLIAALSAKGTSTIHNIEQIDRGYENIDERLRAIGAKITRVS
- a CDS encoding IS3 family transposase yields the protein MNAIYSKHKISKTNIINMVGMVHSSYYRTPSFGKKGNTPSKLTYHKSKGWVNQDAVIASIKEILSHEFIDCGYRLMTSYLKKEAYLINHKKLYRIMKEQGMLKLENRINRSGSGRKFVKFRKVNTSRPMECLEMDIKMVWIPSVGKNAYLLSIIDVHTRRILKDYFSFSIKQDKVIAFLSELFEEYQHPDNVVIRSDNGSQFIANNVREYLGLIGVQQEFTHIATPEENAHIEAYHGILKKEIFKRVDYTCFGQIEQILKRYVTFYNNTRLHGLLGRITPMEKWDADEHLILMKKLTA
- a CDS encoding DUF4290 domain-containing protein; amino-acid sequence: MNLANNEVFNLEYNTERPQLIIPEYGRHFQKMVDYAMSIENDEERNKVAQSIISVMGNLQPHFRDVPDFQHKLWDQLFIMSDFKLKVDSPYPITTKEMLLERPEPLEYPQNYPKYRFYGNNIKQMIDVAMSWEKGDKRDGLEYAIANHMKKCYLNWNKDTVDDKIIFKHLHELSDGEIDLAVEGEHLTDSGQFLKNRPAKQNSNRSNNKKSTNNRNTNRGKKRY
- a CDS encoding transposase — encoded protein: MKYKKWTLDQKLEILSSSEDIGIVEACRKYGVSTGTFYSWKKKHESQGEAGLKVTYDTKSKEHKQAEEENRILRKLLSNKEIELEVQRELLKKKFGTSDPRKI